One part of the Osmerus mordax isolate fOsmMor3 chromosome 18, fOsmMor3.pri, whole genome shotgun sequence genome encodes these proteins:
- the LOC136962093 gene encoding 1-acylglycerol-3-phosphate O-acyltransferase ABHD5-like, which translates to MRRMAEEVQPTEPSSWWISSWLPSWCPTSVSKLKDAEEKMLMCVRNPFSRQHVRISDGNYLWTLAFTSQQQSLHRAQPKHQAQPRPKPPLVLLHGFGGGLALWVHNLDALSDFGAVYAVDLLGFGRSSRPQFGNDPQQVEERFVASLEEWREKVALEQIVLLGHNLGGYLSAAYTLAYPHRVKHLILVEPWGFPPRPEKTDHESSIPVWIRAMGAVWSPFNPLAGLRLAGPLGPSLVQMIRSDFKQKYLSMFDDNTVSDYIYHLNVQTPSGETGFRNMTIPYGWAKRPMLERIGHIRADIPMSFIYGSRSSIDSNSGYTIRKTRPDVEIYVIRGAGHYVFADQPGDFNQTLLKILADMD; encoded by the exons ATGCGGAGGATGGCGGAGGAAGTGCAACCCACGGAGCCGAG ttcaTGGTGGATTTCTAGTTGGCTTCCTTCTTGGTGTCCCACCTCCGTCTCAAAGCTCAAGGATGCAGAAGAAAAAATGCTTATGT GTGTAAGAAACCCATTTTCCAGGCAGCATGTGCGTATATCAGATGGAAACTACCTTTGGACCTTAGCCTTTACCTCTCAACAGCAATCTCTACACCGGGCCCAGCCCAAACACCAAGCCCAGCCTCGGCCCAAGCCTCCCCTGGTCCTACTCCATGGTTTTGGGGGTGGCTTGGCGCTATGGGTCCATAACCTGGATGCTCTCTCAGACTTCGGAGCTGTCTATGCCGTGGATCTTCTGGGCTTCGGCCGGAGTAGCCGGCCCCAGTTTGGCAATGACccccagcaggtggaggagcgGTTTGTGGCCTccctggaggagtggagggagaaggtggcTCTGGAGCAGATTGTGTTGCTGGGACACAACCTGGGGGGATACCTATCTGCAGCCTACACACTGGCATACCCACACAG gGTGAAGCACCTGATCTTGGTGGAGCCGTGGGGTTTCCCCCCCCGTCCAGAGAAGACCGATCACGAGAGCAGCATCCCGGTGTGGATCAGAGCCATGGGGGCCGTGTGGAGCCCCTTCAACCCCCTGGCTGGCCTCCGACTGGCTGGACCACTGG GGCCATCGCTTGTCCAGATGATCAGATCGGATTTTAAACAGAAGTATTTGTCCATGTTTGATGACAACACTGTGTCTGACTACATCTATCATCTGAATGTACAGACTCCTag TGGAGAGACTGGATTTAGAAATATGACCATTCCTTATGGTTGGGCCAAGAGACCCATGCTGGAGAGAATCGGACATATCAGAGCTGACATTCCCATGTCCTTCATCTATGGATCCCGCTCCAGCATCGACAGTAACTCCGGATACACCATCCGGAAAACCAGGCCAGATGTGGAAATCTAT gTGATTAGGGGAGCAGGTCACTATGTCTTCGCGGATCAGCCAGGTGACTTTAACCAGACCCTCCTCAAGATCCTAGCAGACATGGATTAG